In the Calonectris borealis chromosome 11, bCalBor7.hap1.2, whole genome shotgun sequence genome, one interval contains:
- the PTPN9 gene encoding tyrosine-protein phosphatase non-receptor type 9 isoform X1, translating into MAAELSAEEEQATKQFLEEINKWTGQYNVSPLSWNVAVKFLMARKFDVLRAIELFHSYRETRLKEGIVKLKPHEEPLRSELLSGKFTILSVRDPSGASIALFTAKLHHPSKSVQHVVLQALFYLLDRAVESFETQRNGLVFIYDMAGSHYTNFELDLSKKILNLLKGAFPARLKKVFIVGAPMWFRVPYSIISLLLKEKLRERVQMVKMSELKEHLPRECLPEYLGGSLKLDPLSWNCRFLPQQNGHPDPLDELILVPLVAPKDNGSVHVPGPKSVTLQELLDHVSHKQKRGIYEEYEDIRRRSPAGTFVCSLAPYNQEKNRYGDVPCLDQTRVKLAKPYSRPELTDYINASFMDGYKQRNAYIGTQGPLENTYGDFWRMVWEQNVLVIVMTTRLEEGGRRKCGQYWPLEKDFQMCFGALTITNLGVENLNHYKKTILEIHSSETKERRLVSHFQYLSWPDYGVPSSAATLIDFLGAVKQQQRVAVSALGPRFKGHPGGPPVVVHCSAGIGRTGTFCALDICLSQLQDVGTLNIYQTVLRMRTQRAFSIQTPEQYYFCYTAVLEHAQREGLLLANHSRAGQEKSSPGH; encoded by the exons ATGGCCGCGGAGCTCAGCGCCGAGGAGGAGCAG GCGACCAAGCAGTTCCTGGAGGAGATCAACAAGTGGACGGGCCAGTACAATGTGTCCCCGCTCTCCTGGAACGTGGCCGTCAAGTTCCTCATGGCCCGCAAGTTCGACGTCCTGCGGGCCATCGAGCTCTTTCACTCCTACCGG GAGACGCGGCTGAAGGAGGGCATCGTGAAGCTGAAGCCACACGAGGAGCCGCTGCGCTCGGAGCTGCTCAGCGGCAAGTTCACCATTCTG AGCGTGCGGGACCCCTCGGGAGCCTCCATCGCCCTCTTCACGGCCAAGCTGCACCACCCCAGCAAGAGCGTGCAGCACGTGGTGCTCCAGGCGCTCTTCTACCTGCTGGACCGAGCGGTGGAGAG CTTTGAAACCCAGCGGAACGGGCTGGTGTTCATCTACGACATGGCGGGCTCGCACTACACCAACTTCGAGCTGGACCTCAGCAAGAAGATCCTCAACCTGCTGAAG GGTGCCTTCCCGGCTCGGCTCAAGAAGGTTTTCATCGTGGGAGCGCCCATGTGGTTTCGCGTGCCCTACTCCATCATCAgcctgctgctgaaggagaagctgcGGGAGCGG GTGCAGATGGTGAAGATGTCGGAGCTGAAGGAGCACCTGCCCCGAGAGTGCCTCCCCGAGTACCTGGGGGGGTCCCTCAAACTGGACCCTCTGAGCTGGAACTGCCGGTTCCTGCCCCAGCAGAACGGGCACCCCGACCCCCTGGACGAGCTCATCCTGGTGCCGCTGGTGGCCCCCAAAGATAACGGCTCCGTCCACGTCCCCGGGCCCAAGTCCGTCAccctccaggagctgctggatCACGTCAGCCACAAGCAGAAACGGGGCATCTACGAAGAGTACGAAGATATTCGGCGCAGGAGCCCGGCCGGCACCTTCGTCTGCTCTTT gGCACCCTACAACCAGGAGAAGAACCGGTACGGGGACGTGCCCTGCCTGGACCAAACCCGTGTCAAGCTGGCGAAGCCGTACAGCCGCCCGGAG CTGACCGACTACATCAACGCCAGCTTCATGGATGGCTACAAGCAGAGGAACGCTTACATCGGGACTCAGG GGCCTCTGGAAAACACCTACGGTGACTTCTGGCGCATGGTGTGGGAGCAGAACGTCCTGGTGATCGTGATGACGACCCG gctggaggagggaggcaggaggaagtGTGGCCAGTACTGGCCCCTGGAGAAGGATTTCCAGATGTGCTTCGGGGCCCTGACCATCACCAACCTGGGCGTGGAGAACCTCAACCATTACAAGAAAACCATCCTGGAGATCCACAGCTCAGAG aCCAAGGAGCGGCGGCTGGTGTCCCACTTCCAGTACCTGAGCTGGCCGGATTACGGTGTCCCTTCCTCCGCGGCCACTCTCATCGACTTTTTGGGGGCcgtgaagcagcagcagagggtgGCGGTCAGCGCCCTGGGACCTCGCTTCAAGGGTCACCCCGGGGGACCCCCGGTCGTGGTGCACTGCAGCGCCGGCATCGGCAGGACAG GTACCTTCTGCGCGCTGGACATCTGCCTGTCCCAGCTGCAGGACGTGGGCACGCTGAACATCTACCAGACGGTGCTGCGCATGCGGACCCAGCGCGCCTTCAGCATCCAGACCCCCGAGCAGTATTACTTCTGTTACACCGCCGTCCTCGAGCACGCCCAACGCGAGGGCCTGCTGCTCGCCAACCACAGCCGGGCCGGCCAGGAGAAGAGCTCGCCGGGACACTGA
- the PTPN9 gene encoding tyrosine-protein phosphatase non-receptor type 9 isoform X2, with translation MCRLSREREFLKGGRCSFPSLSFETQRNGLVFIYDMAGSHYTNFELDLSKKILNLLKGAFPARLKKVFIVGAPMWFRVPYSIISLLLKEKLRERVQMVKMSELKEHLPRECLPEYLGGSLKLDPLSWNCRFLPQQNGHPDPLDELILVPLVAPKDNGSVHVPGPKSVTLQELLDHVSHKQKRGIYEEYEDIRRRSPAGTFVCSLAPYNQEKNRYGDVPCLDQTRVKLAKPYSRPELTDYINASFMDGYKQRNAYIGTQGPLENTYGDFWRMVWEQNVLVIVMTTRLEEGGRRKCGQYWPLEKDFQMCFGALTITNLGVENLNHYKKTILEIHSSETKERRLVSHFQYLSWPDYGVPSSAATLIDFLGAVKQQQRVAVSALGPRFKGHPGGPPVVVHCSAGIGRTGTFCALDICLSQLQDVGTLNIYQTVLRMRTQRAFSIQTPEQYYFCYTAVLEHAQREGLLLANHSRAGQEKSSPGH, from the exons ATGTGCCGTCTGTCCCGTGAACGTGAATTCCTGAAG GGTGGACGTTGCTCTTTCCCCTCTCTCAGCTTTGAAACCCAGCGGAACGGGCTGGTGTTCATCTACGACATGGCGGGCTCGCACTACACCAACTTCGAGCTGGACCTCAGCAAGAAGATCCTCAACCTGCTGAAG GGTGCCTTCCCGGCTCGGCTCAAGAAGGTTTTCATCGTGGGAGCGCCCATGTGGTTTCGCGTGCCCTACTCCATCATCAgcctgctgctgaaggagaagctgcGGGAGCGG GTGCAGATGGTGAAGATGTCGGAGCTGAAGGAGCACCTGCCCCGAGAGTGCCTCCCCGAGTACCTGGGGGGGTCCCTCAAACTGGACCCTCTGAGCTGGAACTGCCGGTTCCTGCCCCAGCAGAACGGGCACCCCGACCCCCTGGACGAGCTCATCCTGGTGCCGCTGGTGGCCCCCAAAGATAACGGCTCCGTCCACGTCCCCGGGCCCAAGTCCGTCAccctccaggagctgctggatCACGTCAGCCACAAGCAGAAACGGGGCATCTACGAAGAGTACGAAGATATTCGGCGCAGGAGCCCGGCCGGCACCTTCGTCTGCTCTTT gGCACCCTACAACCAGGAGAAGAACCGGTACGGGGACGTGCCCTGCCTGGACCAAACCCGTGTCAAGCTGGCGAAGCCGTACAGCCGCCCGGAG CTGACCGACTACATCAACGCCAGCTTCATGGATGGCTACAAGCAGAGGAACGCTTACATCGGGACTCAGG GGCCTCTGGAAAACACCTACGGTGACTTCTGGCGCATGGTGTGGGAGCAGAACGTCCTGGTGATCGTGATGACGACCCG gctggaggagggaggcaggaggaagtGTGGCCAGTACTGGCCCCTGGAGAAGGATTTCCAGATGTGCTTCGGGGCCCTGACCATCACCAACCTGGGCGTGGAGAACCTCAACCATTACAAGAAAACCATCCTGGAGATCCACAGCTCAGAG aCCAAGGAGCGGCGGCTGGTGTCCCACTTCCAGTACCTGAGCTGGCCGGATTACGGTGTCCCTTCCTCCGCGGCCACTCTCATCGACTTTTTGGGGGCcgtgaagcagcagcagagggtgGCGGTCAGCGCCCTGGGACCTCGCTTCAAGGGTCACCCCGGGGGACCCCCGGTCGTGGTGCACTGCAGCGCCGGCATCGGCAGGACAG GTACCTTCTGCGCGCTGGACATCTGCCTGTCCCAGCTGCAGGACGTGGGCACGCTGAACATCTACCAGACGGTGCTGCGCATGCGGACCCAGCGCGCCTTCAGCATCCAGACCCCCGAGCAGTATTACTTCTGTTACACCGCCGTCCTCGAGCACGCCCAACGCGAGGGCCTGCTGCTCGCCAACCACAGCCGGGCCGGCCAGGAGAAGAGCTCGCCGGGACACTGA